A region of uncultured Carboxylicivirga sp. DNA encodes the following proteins:
- a CDS encoding DUF4097 family beta strand repeat-containing protein, translated as MRKIYLFFVMLIATTAAVTAQSLEKVFEGNKDFDQVSAIKVNGDFCKVEFVKGDKVNVTAELSANKQLDGYAVSMDLAAGVLTISVNKPGSGWSSHSGFVTVTMPDGINLEVVTSSGYINLADFKNTNLKAESKSGKIVVSNLQGSADLSTKSATITVDNITGELATSTKDGSQTVTNVKGNAKVVAYNGSLIIENIEGACSAETTDGALTLKNIKGQIHMKTNSGSMKLSDSEGTITTTSGAGSLNFFNVQGVFDINSGKGDVIGARVKFTESSNIKTTEGKIKFKLENSKEELSFACVSEKGMMVVYGKAKKKKVNEGKGSIVITTYSTTGAQNYY; from the coding sequence ATGAGAAAAATTTACTTGTTTTTTGTAATGCTAATTGCCACAACTGCGGCTGTAACGGCTCAGTCCCTTGAAAAGGTTTTTGAAGGAAATAAAGACTTTGATCAGGTTAGTGCCATTAAGGTAAACGGCGACTTTTGTAAGGTCGAATTTGTAAAAGGGGATAAGGTTAATGTTACTGCTGAATTAAGTGCCAATAAACAATTAGATGGTTATGCTGTATCCATGGATTTAGCTGCAGGTGTGTTAACGATTAGTGTTAATAAACCTGGGTCTGGATGGAGTTCTCATTCTGGTTTTGTAACTGTAACCATGCCTGATGGAATTAATCTTGAAGTGGTTACAAGTTCGGGGTATATCAACCTGGCTGATTTTAAAAATACAAACCTGAAAGCTGAATCAAAATCAGGTAAAATAGTAGTTAGCAATCTTCAGGGAAGTGCTGATTTATCAACAAAGTCCGCCACTATAACCGTCGATAATATTACTGGTGAATTGGCTACTTCAACTAAAGATGGTAGTCAGACAGTAACGAATGTAAAAGGTAATGCCAAAGTTGTTGCTTATAATGGTAGTTTGATTATTGAAAATATTGAAGGTGCTTGCAGTGCTGAAACCACAGATGGAGCATTAACCCTGAAAAATATTAAAGGTCAAATACACATGAAAACCAATTCTGGTTCAATGAAATTATCTGATTCGGAAGGTACTATTACAACCACTTCTGGTGCCGGTTCACTCAATTTTTTTAATGTTCAAGGTGTGTTTGATATTAATTCAGGTAAGGGTGATGTAATTGGGGCAAGGGTGAAATTTACTGAGTCATCAAATATTAAGACTACTGAAGGAAAGATTAAATTTAAGTTAGAAAATAGTAAGGAAGAATTATCATTTGCCTGTGTATCAGAAAAAGGAATGATGGTAGTTTATGGTAAGGCAAAGAAGAAAAAGGTGAATGAAGGTAAAGGTTCGATTGTAATTACCACTTACAGTACAACAGGAGCTCAGAATTATTATTAG
- a CDS encoding D-alanine--D-alanine ligase has product MKKNIGIVYGGYSSEIVVSEKSKEGVFSFIDEEKYNRYPILITEEKWCALVDGTEYPIDKNDFSFQMNGSKVSIDCAYITIHGTPGEDGLLQGYLKMLGIPHSTCDVEAAAISFNKFTCNTYLKGFGVAVADSVLLRKGHSYNAPDIITQLGLPLFVKPNAGGSSFGVTKVKEGKELVSAIEKAFSESSEVIIEQFISGMEVTCGLYKTLNNEVRLPVTEVVSKNEFFDFEAKYTANKVEEITPARIEDKVRDRIQSISSLIYDILGCKGIVRVDYIISDNKIFLLEVNTTPGMTVTSFIPQQIAAAGLNIKDVFTEIIEDQIARK; this is encoded by the coding sequence ATGAAGAAGAATATTGGCATCGTTTATGGCGGTTACTCTTCAGAAATTGTAGTATCTGAAAAGAGTAAAGAAGGTGTTTTTTCATTTATTGATGAAGAAAAATACAATCGCTATCCTATTTTAATTACAGAAGAAAAATGGTGTGCACTGGTTGATGGAACTGAGTATCCCATTGATAAAAATGACTTCAGTTTTCAGATGAATGGCTCAAAAGTATCAATTGATTGTGCTTATATTACCATTCATGGAACACCCGGTGAAGATGGTTTATTGCAAGGTTATTTAAAAATGTTAGGTATTCCGCACAGCACCTGTGATGTTGAAGCTGCAGCCATATCGTTTAATAAATTCACCTGTAACACGTACCTGAAAGGATTTGGTGTGGCTGTTGCAGATTCAGTTCTTCTTCGCAAAGGACACAGTTACAATGCTCCGGACATCATCACTCAGCTTGGATTACCCTTATTTGTAAAGCCTAATGCCGGTGGATCGAGCTTTGGTGTTACTAAGGTTAAAGAGGGCAAAGAACTGGTTTCGGCCATAGAAAAAGCTTTTAGCGAAAGCAGCGAGGTAATTATTGAGCAGTTTATTTCAGGTATGGAAGTAACCTGTGGACTTTATAAAACCCTCAATAACGAGGTAAGACTGCCCGTAACAGAAGTTGTAAGTAAGAATGAGTTCTTCGATTTTGAAGCCAAATATACAGCCAACAAAGTGGAAGAAATCACTCCCGCACGTATTGAAGATAAAGTAAGAGATCGTATACAGTCAATCTCGTCACTCATCTATGATATTTTAGGTTGCAAAGGAATTGTACGGGTTGATTATATCATTTCAGACAATAAAATATTTTTGCTTGAAGTAAATACAACACCAGGTATGACTGTTACCAGCTTTATTCCTCAGCAGATTGCTGCTGCCGGTTTGAATATTAAAGATGTATTTACCGAAATCATCGAAGATCAGATTGCCCGAAAATAA
- the gcvP gene encoding aminomethyl-transferring glycine dehydrogenase — MATDKFVSRHIGPREYEISTMLDRIGVSSVDELIDQTIPASIRLEKPLNISKGLTERQYFRKIHDIAQLNKVYNTYIGMGYYDVITPAVILRNVLENPVWYTSYTPYQAEISQGRLEALLNFQTVVTEMTGMEIANASLLDEATAAAEAMIMLYNSRSRKQVKEEVITFFADINLWPQTKEVLITRAKPLGIELQFGSINEFTCNGNVFGLLVQYPNSNGLVEDYKEITKQAHENDCRVAVAADLLSLALLTPPGEWGADIVLGTTQRFGIPMGYGGPHAAYFATKEELKRQLPGRIIGVTKDANGRRALRMALQTREQHIKRERATSNICTAQALLATMAGFYAVYHGKEGIIRIAERVHSIAFQIAQEVEKLGYKQVNSEFFDTIRIALPEGVKIEYIERYSLKLEMNFRYFDNGDVGISIDETTNLDDINWIVEVFAKAAGKEVPRISDIGEESNIKDDYKRTSDFLTQDIFKKYHSEAEMVRYIKKLERKDISLTHSMISLGSCTMKLNAATEMLPLSWIEFNGLHPFIPKDQAAGYHLMMDELRQDLSEITGFADVSLQPNSGAAGEYAGLMVIQEYHRSRGEEQRNVSIIPSSAHGTNPASAVMAGMKVVVVKCDDKGNIDVEDLRAKAEENKDVLSCLMVTYPSTHGVFEESIIEVCQIIHDNGGQVYMDGANMNAQVGFTSPGRIGADVCHLNLHKTFAIPHGGGGPGVGPIGVAAHLVEFLPQHPVVDNERKGITAVAAAPWGSASVLPITYGYIKMLGAEGLRKSTEMAILNANYIAASLKDDYGILYTGTNGRVAHEMILECRHFKASSGITETDIAKRLMDYGFHAPTLSFPVHGTLMIEPTESESLQELDRFISALKSIYAEIKEVESGEADNEDNVLKNAPHPAYKVVADEWTHSYGREKAAYPLEWIRENKFWIDVARVDDAYGDRNLVCSCAPIESYI, encoded by the coding sequence GTCTCTCGTCACATTGGTCCAAGAGAATACGAAATCAGTACGATGCTCGATCGTATTGGCGTTTCATCTGTTGATGAATTAATTGACCAAACCATTCCTGCATCTATTCGATTGGAAAAACCTTTGAATATAAGTAAAGGATTAACAGAACGTCAGTATTTCAGGAAGATACATGATATAGCTCAGTTGAATAAGGTTTACAATACCTATATTGGAATGGGCTATTACGATGTTATTACCCCTGCTGTAATATTGCGTAATGTGCTTGAGAATCCTGTTTGGTATACTTCGTACACTCCCTATCAGGCTGAGATATCACAAGGAAGATTAGAGGCACTTTTAAATTTCCAGACAGTAGTAACTGAAATGACAGGTATGGAAATTGCCAATGCTTCGCTATTGGATGAAGCTACTGCTGCTGCTGAGGCCATGATTATGCTTTATAATTCAAGAAGCCGCAAACAGGTTAAAGAAGAGGTGATTACCTTTTTTGCCGATATCAATCTTTGGCCACAAACGAAGGAGGTGTTGATCACAAGAGCAAAACCTTTAGGTATTGAACTGCAATTTGGAAGCATCAATGAGTTTACCTGCAATGGAAATGTTTTTGGTTTATTGGTTCAGTATCCAAATTCAAATGGATTAGTAGAGGATTATAAGGAAATTACAAAGCAGGCTCATGAAAATGATTGTCGGGTAGCTGTTGCTGCTGATTTACTCTCTCTTGCTTTATTGACTCCTCCGGGGGAATGGGGTGCTGATATTGTGTTGGGAACAACTCAACGTTTTGGTATTCCTATGGGTTATGGAGGTCCTCATGCTGCATATTTTGCTACTAAAGAAGAATTAAAGCGTCAGTTACCGGGGCGTATTATTGGTGTAACAAAAGATGCCAATGGTCGTCGTGCATTACGTATGGCCTTACAAACCCGAGAGCAACATATCAAGCGCGAACGTGCAACTTCAAATATTTGTACAGCGCAGGCTTTGCTGGCAACTATGGCCGGATTTTATGCTGTTTATCATGGTAAAGAAGGCATCATCCGTATTGCTGAGCGTGTTCATTCTATCGCTTTTCAGATAGCACAAGAAGTTGAAAAACTGGGATACAAACAGGTGAACAGTGAATTTTTTGATACAATTCGTATTGCTCTGCCTGAAGGTGTGAAGATCGAGTATATTGAAAGATACAGTCTGAAATTGGAAATGAACTTTCGCTATTTCGATAATGGTGATGTGGGAATCAGTATTGATGAAACAACCAACCTGGATGATATTAACTGGATTGTTGAGGTTTTTGCCAAAGCCGCCGGTAAAGAAGTGCCAAGAATTAGTGACATAGGAGAAGAAAGTAATATCAAGGATGATTATAAGAGAACTTCTGATTTCTTAACTCAGGATATTTTTAAGAAGTATCACTCAGAAGCGGAGATGGTGCGCTACATCAAAAAACTGGAACGTAAAGATATTTCATTGACTCATTCAATGATTTCGTTGGGATCGTGTACCATGAAGTTGAATGCTGCCACTGAAATGTTACCATTAAGCTGGATTGAGTTTAATGGATTGCATCCTTTTATTCCAAAAGATCAGGCAGCGGGTTATCATTTAATGATGGATGAGCTTCGCCAGGATCTTTCTGAAATTACCGGATTCGCGGATGTAAGCCTTCAGCCAAATTCAGGTGCTGCAGGTGAATATGCCGGGTTGATGGTGATACAGGAGTATCACAGAAGCCGAGGCGAAGAGCAACGTAATGTTTCTATTATTCCATCGTCGGCACACGGAACCAATCCTGCAAGTGCGGTAATGGCTGGCATGAAGGTGGTTGTGGTGAAATGTGATGATAAAGGAAATATAGATGTTGAAGATTTACGTGCCAAAGCTGAAGAAAATAAGGATGTATTATCTTGTTTGATGGTAACCTATCCTTCAACTCATGGAGTATTTGAAGAATCAATCATAGAAGTTTGCCAGATTATTCATGACAATGGTGGTCAGGTTTACATGGATGGTGCGAACATGAATGCTCAGGTTGGATTTACCAGTCCAGGACGTATTGGAGCCGATGTATGTCATTTGAACTTGCATAAGACCTTTGCCATACCTCATGGAGGAGGCGGACCTGGAGTGGGTCCGATTGGAGTAGCGGCTCACCTTGTTGAGTTCCTTCCTCAGCATCCTGTTGTTGATAATGAACGAAAAGGTATTACTGCAGTTGCTGCAGCACCTTGGGGTAGTGCAAGTGTTTTGCCTATTACCTATGGATATATTAAAATGCTGGGAGCCGAAGGTTTGCGCAAATCCACTGAAATGGCTATCCTGAATGCGAACTACATAGCTGCATCATTGAAAGATGATTATGGTATTTTATATACAGGAACCAATGGTCGTGTTGCACATGAAATGATATTGGAATGCCGTCACTTTAAAGCTTCATCTGGTATTACAGAAACGGATATTGCCAAGCGTTTAATGGATTATGGTTTCCATGCACCAACATTATCTTTCCCTGTTCATGGAACTTTAATGATTGAACCAACAGAAAGTGAATCTTTACAGGAATTGGATCGTTTTATCTCAGCTTTGAAATCCATTTATGCTGAGATAAAAGAGGTTGAGAGTGGTGAAGCAGATAATGAAGATAATGTATTGAAAAATGCCCCACATCCGGCTTATAAAGTAGTTGCTGATGAGTGGACTCATTCATATGGAAGAGAAAAAGCAGCTTATCCATTGGAGTGGATACGTGAAAATAAATTTTGGATTGATGTTGCACGGGTAGATGATGCTTATGGTGACAGAAACCTTGTGTGTAGTTGTGCTCCAATAGAAAGTTATATTTAA